In Acaryochloris sp. CCMEE 5410, the following proteins share a genomic window:
- a CDS encoding AAA-like domain-containing protein, translating into MYEKLSAGQFCYVLNARQSGKSSLRVRTMSRLQEVGFACVAIDLTLIGSQLNFEQWYVSLIDIIALELDLDLDVVDWWEAQHILSPLNRFQRFIETEMLKAVQQPTVIFIDEIDYVLSLPFPTDDFFAFVRACYNQRADNPIYQHLTFCFLGVASPNDLIADKQRTPFNIGQSITLKGFQIHEAGPLVAGLKGKVNDPEEVVADVLYWTGGQPFLTQKLCHLVLEREERKPVVANLVQTSILENWEAQDEPVHLRTIRDRMLHDERIAGQLLGLYQQILQQRQISSDENSPGQLELRLTGLVVKEQELLKPLNPIYATIFDQEWIDQAAAELRPAFYAEAFREWRDADIDKSDAFLLRGQALREAEAWAKSRYISDLDRNFLDASQALERQDTERRLQVEQEEKAILTTARKRATKQLFTTTVVSVVVVLGTVVLAWNQGKRANRAGIRAKQFEQEVQEAQDKIEIKDQRLIRINKDLTKRKNQIKIARNKLGESQRRVTAARQKERQALQKFHRARQRVGQVEERFRQVSQSKHELEQEKYQAQYYLEAAQIQLLRTQSERRKAEVDLEDAQLRTRIALQGSELERQNTAVLRQFRLDESGALLNALLMGQELQFLVQQKTASYDVQLVNHKLTLEQYPALRPIGTLLEILFNIRERLFDPHQGKVMSMSWSSDGQILATGGEDGSVKLWTRVGEPIKLIEAHEGKVLSISWSSDGQILATGGEDGSVKLWTRSGIAIRTIKAFQHHVVCMDWSNDNQILATCGSDGMSVDAFDTAIKLWTRSGTLIRKIKAKQGTIESISWSRDGKILATGGYQGIISPFDGTMNLWTRSGEMITSITKPGEGRIMSVSWSRNGQILALASSGSEGMVELRNRKGELITSLRAHPIGVFNVSWIGDGQTLVTSGRDGTVKRWNRALKPTTIFEDKKSIFKIVSWSNDGKTLALFTKKSSKNSSKEFLRLLMPRKELVTSVGPSEGNKGPGRSILSMSWSRDSKTLATTGDSGSVDLWTEDGKWLNAFQVKSGGSILRVSLSKDGQILATSGFDGNLKLWTRDGKQIISAKAHKGRILDIRWSNNGQTLASSGDDGIVHLWTRSGEKIISWQTDQGQVNSICWDSDGQILATGGDDGTIKLWTKHGKLIASIQSRQSSVLSMEWRQDGQVLATGGDDGKVNLWTRALDPVATIVAHQGGIRFVSWRSDGEIFATVGTGENFKLWTQDGRQISEIKSNIGDITGISWINGGKTLITGTALGYMEMFSFEDLETLLARGCDWLNSYLITTPRELQKLKVCQTPTRRLEAAPFLVDYSESLAKDGRIEEAIQGFQDAQTWDPRLNFDTKARAKKLAKEAKQQK; encoded by the coding sequence TTGTATGAGAAGCTATCTGCTGGTCAGTTTTGCTATGTTCTCAATGCAAGGCAGTCCGGCAAATCCAGTCTGAGAGTGAGGACGATGTCAAGGCTCCAAGAAGTAGGATTTGCCTGTGTAGCAATTGATCTAACGCTTATTGGTAGTCAGTTAAACTTTGAACAGTGGTATGTCTCACTCATAGATATCATTGCTTTAGAGCTAGATTTAGATCTGGATGTTGTGGATTGGTGGGAAGCGCAACACATACTCTCTCCCTTGAACCGATTTCAGCGTTTTATTGAGACCGAGATGCTGAAAGCTGTGCAGCAGCCTACGGTGATTTTTATCGATGAAATCGACTATGTGCTGAGTCTGCCGTTTCCTACAGATGACTTCTTTGCATTTGTCCGGGCTTGCTACAACCAGCGGGCTGATAACCCTATCTACCAACATCTCACGTTCTGCTTTTTGGGGGTCGCTTCACCCAATGATTTAATTGCAGATAAGCAGCGAACTCCATTTAATATTGGGCAGTCAATTACCCTAAAGGGGTTTCAGATCCACGAGGCAGGCCCACTGGTGGCAGGGCTAAAGGGTAAGGTAAATGATCCAGAAGAGGTGGTAGCTGATGTCTTGTATTGGACGGGGGGGCAACCGTTTCTAACACAAAAGCTGTGTCATCTGGTGCTAGAACGGGAGGAACGGAAACCCGTTGTGGCGAATCTGGTGCAAACTTCTATCTTGGAGAATTGGGAAGCACAAGATGAACCTGTACATTTGCGAACCATTCGTGATCGGATGCTTCATGATGAACGCATTGCAGGCCAACTACTGGGATTGTATCAGCAGATTTTGCAGCAGAGGCAAATTTCGAGTGATGAAAATAGCCCTGGGCAGTTAGAACTGCGGCTTACTGGCTTGGTGGTGAAGGAACAGGAGTTGCTGAAGCCACTAAATCCAATCTATGCCACGATATTTGACCAAGAATGGATTGATCAGGCTGCTGCCGAGCTGAGGCCTGCTTTTTATGCTGAGGCGTTTCGAGAGTGGCGCGATGCAGATATAGACAAAAGCGATGCGTTTCTATTGCGAGGGCAGGCGCTGCGAGAAGCTGAAGCTTGGGCAAAGAGTCGGTACATCAGCGATCTTGATCGGAACTTTCTGGATGCTAGTCAAGCTTTGGAGCGTCAGGATACTGAAAGACGTTTGCAGGTCGAACAAGAAGAAAAGGCTATTCTTACGACGGCTCGCAAAAGGGCTACTAAACAACTCTTCACAACTACTGTGGTTTCAGTGGTTGTCGTACTCGGAACAGTTGTCTTGGCATGGAACCAAGGAAAACGAGCAAATCGGGCAGGGATCAGGGCAAAACAATTTGAGCAAGAGGTACAAGAGGCTCAAGATAAAATTGAAATAAAAGATCAACGATTAATAAGGATCAATAAAGACCTTACGAAGCGCAAAAATCAGATTAAGATTGCAAGGAATAAACTTGGTGAATCCCAACGTAGGGTCACTGCTGCTCGCCAAAAAGAAAGACAAGCTTTACAAAAGTTTCATCGGGCGCGACAAAGAGTTGGACAGGTTGAAGAGCGATTTAGACAGGTCAGCCAATCTAAACATGAATTAGAACAAGAAAAGTATCAAGCACAGTACTACTTAGAAGCTGCTCAAATTCAACTTTTGCGCACTCAGTCAGAGCGTCGAAAAGCAGAAGTTGACTTGGAGGATGCCCAATTAAGAACTCGTATTGCCTTACAAGGGTCTGAGCTTGAGCGTCAAAATACCGCAGTGTTAAGACAGTTCCGATTAGATGAGTCTGGAGCGTTGCTAAATGCACTACTAATGGGTCAAGAATTACAATTCTTAGTTCAGCAAAAAACAGCCTCATATGATGTCCAATTAGTCAATCACAAACTGACCCTAGAACAATATCCTGCACTGAGACCTATAGGAACCCTCTTAGAGATATTATTCAACATTCGAGAGCGTCTCTTTGATCCTCACCAAGGAAAGGTCATGAGCATGAGTTGGAGTTCTGATGGACAAATTTTGGCTACAGGAGGAGAGGATGGATCAGTTAAGTTATGGACACGAGTTGGTGAGCCAATCAAATTGATTGAGGCTCATGAAGGCAAGGTATTAAGTATAAGTTGGAGTTCTGATGGACAAATTTTGGCTACAGGAGGAGAGGACGGATCAGTTAAGTTGTGGACTCGATCAGGCATAGCAATTCGAACAATTAAGGCTTTTCAACATCATGTTGTATGTATGGATTGGAGCAATGATAATCAAATCCTCGCTACATGTGGTAGTGATGGAATGAGCGTGGATGCATTTGATACTGCTATTAAGTTGTGGACTCGATCAGGCACACTAATAAGAAAAATAAAGGCTAAACAAGGCACTATTGAAAGCATTAGCTGGAGCAGGGATGGCAAGATTTTAGCTACAGGAGGTTATCAAGGGATTATTAGTCCATTTGACGGGACGATGAATCTGTGGACTCGATCAGGTGAAATGATTACCTCAATAACTAAGCCTGGTGAAGGCAGGATAATGAGTGTGAGTTGGAGTAGAAATGGCCAGATTTTGGCCTTAGCCTCAAGTGGAAGTGAAGGTATGGTGGAGTTGCGAAACAGAAAGGGAGAGCTGATCACTTCGTTACGAGCTCATCCAATAGGAGTTTTTAATGTAAGTTGGATCGGAGACGGCCAAACTCTTGTCACTAGTGGACGTGATGGAACTGTGAAACGGTGGAATCGTGCACTCAAACCTACTACGATATTCGAAGATAAAAAGAGTATATTCAAAATTGTCAGTTGGAGTAATGATGGCAAAACATTAGCTTTGTTCACAAAAAAGTCATCTAAAAACAGTTCAAAAGAATTTTTGAGGCTTTTAATGCCAAGGAAAGAATTAGTTACTTCAGTTGGTCCTTCTGAAGGCAATAAAGGGCCTGGGCGAAGTATATTGAGTATGAGTTGGAGTAGAGATAGCAAAACATTAGCCACAACAGGAGATAGCGGAAGTGTTGATCTGTGGACTGAGGATGGCAAGTGGCTTAACGCTTTTCAGGTTAAAAGTGGGGGGAGTATCTTAAGAGTAAGTTTGAGTAAGGATGGCCAAATTCTTGCTACGTCGGGATTTGATGGGAATTTAAAGTTGTGGACTCGGGATGGTAAGCAAATCATATCAGCGAAAGCTCATAAAGGCAGAATATTAGACATTAGGTGGAGTAACAACGGCCAAACTTTAGCTTCAAGTGGTGATGATGGAATTGTTCATCTGTGGACTCGTAGTGGTGAGAAAATAATCTCATGGCAGACAGATCAAGGCCAGGTAAATAGCATATGCTGGGATAGTGATGGACAAATTCTGGCAACGGGTGGAGACGACGGAACCATAAAGCTTTGGACTAAGCATGGTAAGCTGATCGCTTCCATACAATCCCGTCAAAGTAGTGTACTGAGTATGGAATGGCGTCAGGATGGCCAAGTATTAGCGACGGGTGGAGACGATGGAAAAGTTAATCTTTGGACACGCGCGTTAGATCCGGTTGCAACAATTGTGGCTCACCAAGGAGGAATCCGGTTTGTCAGTTGGAGAAGTGATGGCGAAATATTTGCAACAGTCGGAACAGGTGAGAATTTTAAATTGTGGACTCAAGATGGTAGGCAAATTTCAGAAATCAAATCCAATATTGGCGATATAACAGGGATAAGTTGGATTAATGGTGGTAAAACCCTTATCACTGGCACAGCTTTAGGCTATATGGAGATGTTTTCTTTTGAAGATTTAGAAACATTGCTAGCTAGGGGTTGCGATTGGCTCAACAGCTATCTAATCACCACACCACGAGAACTTCAAAAGCTGAAGGTCTGTCAAACTCCTACTCGTCGCCTTGAGGCTGCACCTTTTCTAGTAGACTACAGTGAATCACTTGCTAAAGATGGTCGTATTGAAGAGGCGATACAAGGTTTTCAAGATGCCCAAACATGGGATCCTCGCCTCAACTTTGATACTAAAGCCAGAGCTAAAAAACTTGCTAAAGAAGCTAAACAGCAAAAATAA
- a CDS encoding AAA-like domain-containing protein has product MSINLTQDMVVKVADTLVFQSTGMHLRDVEIKVLIGSWEGLTYVEIAERFGYSADYLNKDVGNKLWRKLRKALNEPVSKNNFQEPMKRWLEKHQPSEPPPDSRRQSDSVISEVYIERPPIETRCFEAIQQPGALVRIKAPQKMGKTWLMNQVLGCASEAGYQTVTIDLKLADCNIFCDLETFLQWFCANTADSLDLEDQFEKYWRSSLGASLSCTRYFQKYLLVKIEEPLILAFDNFDVLFERESIFKDFCSLLRGWHEQAKLSNTTGQCWKQLHLIVVNSTQSYPTLDINYSPFNVGKPIVLPTFTLSQVKELAQSFHINEDQLDERGYSPLMEMVGGHPDLIQQALSNLHDYPLTLMEVLADSATEGGIYGNYLRCLLSNLQNDPTLKTAFCRVLEAEDGIQLGTKQAFQLHSMGLVSWQGNACVISCQLFRDYFRKHLDCTGL; this is encoded by the coding sequence ATGAGCATCAACCTGACTCAAGATATGGTTGTCAAGGTTGCTGATACACTTGTTTTTCAAAGTACAGGTATGCATCTGAGGGATGTTGAGATCAAGGTTCTTATTGGCTCTTGGGAAGGATTGACCTATGTGGAGATTGCTGAGCGCTTTGGGTATTCGGCTGACTATCTCAACAAGGATGTGGGCAATAAGCTTTGGCGCAAACTCAGAAAGGCATTGAATGAGCCAGTCTCAAAGAATAATTTTCAGGAGCCGATGAAGCGATGGCTGGAGAAGCATCAGCCCAGTGAGCCACCCCCCGATTCCCGCAGACAATCTGACTCTGTCATATCTGAAGTGTATATAGAGCGTCCTCCAATTGAGACAAGATGTTTTGAGGCGATTCAGCAGCCTGGGGCATTAGTACGGATTAAGGCTCCTCAAAAGATGGGTAAAACTTGGTTGATGAACCAGGTGTTGGGATGTGCTAGTGAGGCAGGCTATCAAACGGTAACTATTGATCTAAAACTGGCTGATTGTAATATCTTCTGTGATTTGGAAACATTCCTTCAGTGGTTTTGCGCGAATACGGCAGATAGTCTAGACCTTGAGGATCAATTTGAGAAATATTGGCGGAGCAGTTTAGGGGCCAGTCTAAGCTGTACTCGCTACTTCCAAAAATATCTTCTAGTAAAAATTGAAGAGCCACTTATTTTAGCCTTTGATAATTTTGATGTGCTCTTTGAGCGAGAGTCCATTTTCAAAGATTTTTGCTCACTATTGCGGGGGTGGCACGAACAAGCAAAGCTTAGTAACACTACTGGCCAGTGCTGGAAGCAGTTACATCTTATTGTGGTTAATTCCACGCAATCTTATCCTACGCTAGATATTAATTACTCGCCTTTTAATGTAGGGAAGCCAATCGTCCTACCCACATTTACCTTGTCTCAGGTTAAAGAGCTTGCCCAGAGCTTTCACATTAATGAGGATCAACTTGATGAGCGGGGATATTCTCCCCTAATGGAAATGGTGGGGGGACATCCTGACCTCATACAGCAGGCACTATCAAACTTACATGACTATCCTCTTACGTTGATGGAGGTATTGGCCGATTCTGCGACTGAAGGGGGAATCTATGGTAATTATCTGCGTTGTTTGCTGTCCAACTTGCAGAATGATCCAACACTGAAGACTGCTTTCTGCAGGGTGCTTGAGGCTGAAGACGGCATTCAACTGGGTACAAAACAGGCGTTTCAGCTTCACAGCATGGGGTTGGTCAGTTGGCAGGGTAATGCCTGTGTGATCAGTTGCCAGCTCTTTCGGGATTACTTTCGAAAACATTTGGATTGTACAGGGTTGTAG